Genomic DNA from Desulfosoma caldarium:
GGCGAGCATGTTGAATGCCCTTCAGAAGACGTGCCATCCCATGGACGTGGAACGAAGGAAACCGTCCTCGCCTGCTGCATCGGTTCCCTGCGCGCAGGTCTCCCAGGCAATCGACAACGGTTCGGTATCCATCACGCCCTTGGAAGCCCTTCACCCCAACGGACAGGCTTTCATTGTGCCGGTTCCCAGCGTGACGGCGTTTCGAGCCCTGGAGGAAGCCTTGGAAGAAGCCCAATCCTTGATCGCCTTTGGGGAAAGGCATCTTCTGTGGCGCTGGCGCCGTCCGTGGCTGTTGCAGTGGCAGCGCGGCCTGCGCGGGCTCGAGTACGGGTCATTGGCGGTGTGTCTGCGGTTCGTGGTTTCCTACTGTGCGCAGGAAAAGCTTGTCGCGCATCCCTCAACACCCTGGGATGATCTGGCCCAAGGTCTTTTAGAAAACACGCGCCTTTTTTGTCGGCAAGCCCGTAAACTTCTTTTGCATGAAAAGGTGGCGAGTCATCAAGGCCCGGTGAATAAGCTGCAGCCGGTCAACGCGCAGGTGGACGCGCTTCGGGACGCCCTGTTTGGTCGAGGCATGAGCCACACCGGTCTTTCTCAGCAAGTCTTTGACACGCTGGACGCCTTGGTCTTCTGCGCTTTGGAGCGCCGCCGGATGGGCGATGCTATGCCGAGTGGTTTTTGGACGCAAAGGCCCACGAAGGCCCATGGGCACGGGCATGCATGAGGCGGAACAAGCCATGGCCGACGAGCTGGAAACAATCAGCCGAGCTTCCACGTACTTGGCCACGCTTCTGCGCCGTTCACCGGAAGACGTGGCCTGGCTCTGGGATCACAAGAATCTTCTTCGACGCTACGCCATCACCGACCTTTACGATGACTTGGCCCGCACCCTGGTCAAGGCGGCGTCCTGGATCGATGCGCAAAAGGCCGTGCGACGCTTCAAACAAAGGCACTTCTTGCGCATCGGAGGCCGCGATCTTCTGGGGCTGGCAGACCTATCGGAAACCACGGCACAATTGAGCGATCTCGCTCAGGTGGCTCTGGAAGGAGGTCTGCGATGGCTTCGGGATCACCCCCATCTTTGGGCGCCCTCGGCCGTGGCCGCTCAAATGCCAAAGGTTTTCGACCTTTATGGCCTGAGCCTCCTGGGTTTGGGAAAGTTGGGAGGTCGAGAACTCAATTATGTTTCGGACATCGATCTTCTCTTTTTGCGTCAAGACAAAAGGACTTCCACTCCTCGCGGCAACACCGAAAGCCTGTATGAAACCCTGTGCTTTTTGTGCCAAAAGCTGGTGAGTCTTCTGGCGGATTCCGTGGAAGGGGATCGCGTCTTTCATGTGGACCTTCGCCTGAGACCTCAGGGAAAAGACGGCGAACTGGTGCCGTCCGTTGCCGGCGCCGCTTTCCACTATCTGCTTCAAGGGCAAGCCTGGGAACGCCAGATGCTTTTGAAAGCTCGGCCTGTGGCTGGGGACCGCGCTCTGGGCATGGCGTTCTTGCACGAGGTGCGCCCGTTCGTTTTTCGACGCTTTCTAGATTTTCAGGCCCTGGATGAACTCAAGGGCATGCGCGACCGCATTTTGCACGAACTGCGTTCTCAGCTCGCGGACGCACCCTTTGACGTCAAACTGGGAGTGGGCGGCATTCGTGAAGTGGAATTTCTCGTCCAGTCCTTTCAGCTTATTTACGGAGGCCGCATGCCCCAGCTGGACGAACCTAACACCTTGACGGCTTTGGAGAAACTGAAAACCCTTCGACTTCTTCCGGCGGACGCCGCCCAGGAACTTCGGGAAGCCTATGTGTTTTTGCGTCGCGTGGAACATTGGATACAGCTGGATCAAAACCGCCGAACCCAAAAAATCCCATCTTCCACAAAAGCCCGGGAAAGGCTCGCGGGGGCCCTCGGTTTTGATGGCCATTGGACTCGGTTTCAGGAAGCCCTCACCATGCACACTCAAGCGGTGCACCGGCATTTCACCGCCCTCTTTAAACCCCACGCCCCCAAACGCTCTCAGGAAGACGAAAGCCACGTCGAGCCAGACACCGACGATGCCTCTCTCTCCTTGACAGCATCGTCCGTGGGTCGACTCCTTCCGTCCTTGGACGGCCTGGCCACGCCTCTTAAAACGGCCGTTCTCAGGGCGACTGAGTCTCTTGTCGCCGGGGTCGATGTGGACACCCAAAAGACCATGACGTCCCGCGTGGACCGGTACATGACCCAAGTTCGCCGGCGCCCGGGCTTGCTCCATTTTCTCGGCACCCATCGAGCTTTGATCCCGGTCATTGTTTCGGCCCTGGGGCGCAGCGACCTTGTGGCCGACCTATTGACCCACCAGCCTAGCCTGGTGGAAGCTCTGAGCACGTGGCGTGTGGCCCAGGTGCCACACCCGCAGTGGGAAGCGTTGGCCAAAGGGATTCTCGACAAGG
This window encodes:
- the glnE gene encoding bifunctional [glutamate--ammonia ligase]-adenylyl-L-tyrosine phosphorylase/[glutamate--ammonia-ligase] adenylyltransferase: MGTGMHEAEQAMADELETISRASTYLATLLRRSPEDVAWLWDHKNLLRRYAITDLYDDLARTLVKAASWIDAQKAVRRFKQRHFLRIGGRDLLGLADLSETTAQLSDLAQVALEGGLRWLRDHPHLWAPSAVAAQMPKVFDLYGLSLLGLGKLGGRELNYVSDIDLLFLRQDKRTSTPRGNTESLYETLCFLCQKLVSLLADSVEGDRVFHVDLRLRPQGKDGELVPSVAGAAFHYLLQGQAWERQMLLKARPVAGDRALGMAFLHEVRPFVFRRFLDFQALDELKGMRDRILHELRSQLADAPFDVKLGVGGIREVEFLVQSFQLIYGGRMPQLDEPNTLTALEKLKTLRLLPADAAQELREAYVFLRRVEHWIQLDQNRRTQKIPSSTKARERLAGALGFDGHWTRFQEALTMHTQAVHRHFTALFKPHAPKRSQEDESHVEPDTDDASLSLTASSVGRLLPSLDGLATPLKTAVLRATESLVAGVDVDTQKTMTSRVDRYMTQVRRRPGLLHFLGTHRALIPVIVSALGRSDLVADLLTHQPSLVEALSTWRVAQVPHPQWEALAKGILDKASSYEERLEWLRRLKNERFMLLALADLAGAMPHEALESALADLADFVVRHTLRAVMDAVGLDPHLPLAVIALGSLGSREMDYLSDLDLMFVYDPPEGEKSDQIPLPVIRMLQRFMRMLSTPLQEGPGYEVDARLRPTGSYGPLVVTRTTWQDYYTNKADIWEIQALLRFRFVAGDSVLGSALERAVHRLCFRERTHAMVWPRLCQLRRRMEEERTVERDDTVDIKLGVGGLADLEFLTQGLQLIHGHKNPALQRGSTAALLREALTYVPDGPRTSAEMLEAFHGLRMLEHRFHLMTHRSGSVVSKQHFQQMTRLGLWPAAAESRPMETWEDLLAVRRRIRRLFQSLCEDAPWHVATS